Proteins from one Euwallacea similis isolate ESF13 chromosome 13, ESF131.1, whole genome shotgun sequence genomic window:
- the LOC136412998 gene encoding neurotrophin 1-like produces the protein MKTYSFGLVSVLVCFTLAVPLKETSKKPKDRSRYIPKKFHLKNCEYLGICESIGSYPIKTIQKLVKRKKNLPLFSNVSLIEPAADMSAPKVRASEELDNLCRTRTLTITPKVGYDYHSGEPRFIINVENHVQTVVYESCAEPDQPCIDSKLLPYDYHTQCTQKYNIIRLVSLTQDKKVEYGKFKVPSTCVCSQLKPLNNDVMSII, from the exons gtACCATTAAAAGAGACGTCAAAAAAGCCCAAAGACCGATCCAGATACATCCCTAAGAAATTCCACCTTAAAAACTGCGAATATTTGGGAATCTGCGAAAGCATTGGATCCTACCCAATCAAAACCATCCAAAAACTCGTGAAAAGGAAGAAGAATCTACCTCTGTTCAGCAATGTGTCCTTAATAGAACCCGCTGCTGATATGTCCGCACCGAAAGTGAGAGCGTCGGAAGAATTGGACAACTTATGCCGAACAAGAACCCTCACTATCACCCCTAAAGTAGGGTACGACTACCATTCTGGGGAGCctcgttttattattaatgtcgAAAACCACGTTCAAACTGTGGTTTATGAATCTTGCGC AGAACCAGATCAACCTTGTATAGACTCGAAGCTGCTGCCATACGACTACCACACTCAATGCACGCAGAAATACAACATAATAAGACTGGTCTCACTTACTCAAGATAAAAAAGTGGAATATGGAAAATTCAAAGTACCAAGCACGTGTGTTTGCAGTCAACTCAAACCTCTCAACAATGACGTTATGTCAATTATCTAA
- the gfzf gene encoding glutathione S-transferase 1-1 has translation MPITLYSVSDGPPSLAVQQCLRYLEIDYVLINVDFGIGEHMTKEFEKKNPQKEIPVLDDDGFLLGESNAILQYLADKYPKDQTLYPKEVKERALVNHRLCFNLSTYYRYISEHVMAPIFFDYKRTPLSLKKTYIALENFNIYLKNTGTKYAASDKITIADFQLVTATMCLEAINFDISPYHLVQQWYSTYKREYPELWGLVEAGMKEISAFEKNPPDLSHMIHPIHPIRKN, from the exons ATGCCGATTACTCTGTATTCCGTATCCGACGGTCCACCTTCTTTGGCAGTGCAGCAATGCCTTAGGTATCTTGAAATCGATTACGTACTGATAAACGTGGATTTTGGCATTGGAGAACACATGACTAAGGAATTTGAAAAG AAGAATCCCCAAAAAGAAATTCCTGTGCTTGATGATGATGGTTTTCTTCTTGGAGAAAG CAACGCAATTCTCCAATACCTCGCAGACAAGTACCCCAAAGATCAGACTCTCTACCCCAAAGAAGTCAAAGAAAGAGCTCTTGTTAACCACAGGCTCTGCTTTAACCTTTCTACTTACTACAGATACATTTCAGAACACGTT ATGGCCCCAATATTCTTCGATTACAAAAGAACACCACTCAGCTTGAAAAAGACTTACATCGCCTTGGAAAACTTCAATATTTACCTTAAGAACACCGGAACCAAATATGCAGCATCAG ACAAAATCACAATAGCAGACTTCCAACTGGTAACGGCCACCATGTGCTTGGAGGCCATAAACTTCGATATTTCCCCATACCATTTGGTTCAGCAGTGGTATTCCACCTATAAGAGGGAATACCCAGAGTTATGGGGTTTGGTCGAAGCTGGTATGAAGGAAATTAGTgcctttgaaaaaaatccaccTGATTTGAGTCATATGATCCATCCGATACATCCGATTAGGAAAAATTAG
- the Tusp gene encoding tubby-related protein 4 isoform X1 produces MHLHFERTVSARSDCPVLSLTWMGKVPDELPEDEGWKLNRNNYYQEGWLATGNVRGIVGVTFTTSHCKKNVDFPLRTNYNLRGHRSNVILVKWNEPYQKLASCDSSGIIFVWIKYEGRWSIELINDRNTPVTNFSWSHDGRMALICYKDGFVLVGSVAGQRYWSSMLNLASTITCGIWTPDDQQVYFGTNSGQIIVMDVAGAMVSQVQLIEDVGITSMAWSCEKFKMEEGEDECSSSGEKKFILAVSLQSGYICLLSTFDDVAPIHINTGLQGPLCMEWSNSRELLAVAGIILKSPTETEYTNMLKFYTDKGVLLYQTQIPDTHAKVSTLTWGHNDKRLFLATGTQIHIAWVAKRIASLQLLCRLRIYNLLSNEAMLSLLPLPLRLRNIIGNLFAQTIRCCVPEPTALREFVSRPPSGSVRLHCTMIRHDEDCNISSGTCYTLYLEYLGGLVPLLKGKRTSKIRPEFVIFDPQAEDLQHNADSKSSSSSSTAFASGGFSDTSESEKEEGGYMASPRMQRKKKRKHKSERTTTWHYRTDLEAEKDDLSYVDTLPEQVRLVEVTSNIWGTKFKIHGLASVVPANLGQVTYKTSLLHLQPRQMTLVITELRDDFLVGPDPSFNPNLFSEDEEEQVVQENKTKCTRGNMDNCPPIAPMSPRTSALTRQKSYLSPESVCSYNSNIESTREEKCLFVEIEDRDHVRPQNLLRPTNSQNSTSFIGPLGKTSSQNQKHAISPICCEVSVPALQSPKNAVAPSDIIFDRPSAPTIISYSSNSTATLQVKPNFDQHNNKNDISVSFNINNGEQKPIALRKQVQVLCEASSSQASAKLVGKREDDGGKVAAVDEKCRFPPTFVSPGIMTRSCSVGYLDMVDAQMVPPSFRLSCVNRGDNPNKRLILVNNHKEANRKRHSRLRQRPKMSCELKTFGKSKSLDSSDIFHSSSNSPNFISKEKKIPEQIEPNDMAKVCIGEKPSQVEEDLYVANNNNSSQINSPSASRRTKSPNSNRMTAREFFSSPLMRRRKKQNSTKRGKLKADDNDSSSESNGVPIHTQALVNLEKLINRLREDDSGSRCTPPGSPKLPRSSPSSPAPAKKGLRPQSASPIRRRIMNSPFLRRKYKNCQESSDDEVNVSGDEIFNGTNYKDLETFQKSQLRQKLKRGKIEPNGGSCCNNQNTTQRREFVMHNKAPMWNENSQVYQLDFGGRVTQESAKNFQIEFRGKQVMQFGRIDGNAYTLDFQYPFSALQAFAVALANVTQRLK; encoded by the exons ATGCATTTGCATTTTGAGAGGACTGTGAGCGCTCGAAGCGATTGCCCAGTTTTGTCCTTAACATGGATGGGAAAAGTGCCTGATGAGTTACCGGAG GATGAAGGATGGAAGctaaatagaaataattactACCAAGAAGGATGGCTGGCAACTGGAAATGTAAGAGGAATTGTTGGGGTAACTTTCACTACTAGTCATTGCAAGAAGAACGTCGATTTTCCATTGAGGACCAATTATAACTTGCGTGGGCATAGGTCGAAC GTCATATTGGTGAAATGGAACGAGCCCTATCAAAAGCTAGCATCCTGCGACAGCTCTGGAATAATCTTCGTCTGGATCAAATACGAGGGGAGATGGTCCATTGAGCTAATCAACGACCGCAACACTCCGGTCACTAACTTTTCTTGGTCGCACGACGGTCGCATGGCATTGATTTGCTATAAA GACGGTTTCGTGCTGGTGGGCTCAGTGGCAGGCCAGCGTTACTGGTCTTCCATGTTAAACTTGGCCTCGACCATCACATGTGGTATATGGACTCCAGATGACCAGCAAGTCTACTTTGGTACCAATTCCGGCCAAATCATTGTAATGGACGTTGCGGGTGCCATGGTTTCTCAAGTGCAACTCATCGAGGACGTGGGCATTACGTCCATGGCATGGAGCTGTGAGAAGTTCAAAATGGAAGAAGGCGAAGACGAATGCTCTAGCTCAG gTGAGAAGAAGTTCATTCTGGCGGTCTCCCTGCAAAGCGGCTATATTTGTCTGCTTTCTACCTTTGACGACGTTGCCCCGATTCACATCAATACGGGCCTGCAAGGGCCTTTGTGCATGGAATGGAGTAACTCCAGGGAACTTCTGGCAGTAGCAGGAATTATCCTGAAATCCCCTACCGAAACAGAGTACACGAATATGCTGAAATTCTATACCGATAAAGGAGTATTGCTGTATCAGACTCAAATACCCGATACGCAC GCTAAAGTTTCAACATTGACATGGGGGCACAACGATAAACGCTTATTCCTGGCCACAGGGACGCAAATTCACATTGCTTGGGTGGCAAAGAGAATTGCTTCCCTACAACTGTTATGTCGTCTACGCATCTACAATTTACTCTCCAATGAGGCGATGCTGAGTCTCTTGCCTCTGCCTCTGAGACTTAGGAACATTATAGGAAACCTTTTTGCTCAAACTATTCGG TGTTGCGTACCCGAGCCAACCGCCCTTAGGGAATTTGTATCCAGACCTCCTTCTGGGTCAGTAAGACTGCACTGTACCATGATTCGCCATGACGAGGactgtaacatatcatcaggCACTTGTTACACCTTGTATCTAGAATATCTGGGTGGTTTAGTGCCTCTGCTGAAAGGAAAGCGAACCAGCAAAATTAGGCCGGAATTTGTGATATTTGATCCACAAGCTGAAG ATCTACAGCATAATGCGGATTCGAAGAGCTCTTCAAGCTCTTCAACTGCTTTTGCTAGTGGAGGTTTCAGCGATACTTCGGAGTCTGAAAAGGAGGAGGGGGGCTACATGGCATCGCCTCGCATGCAACGAAAGAAGAAGAGGAAGCATAAAAGTGAAAGGACCACTACTTGGCATTATAGGACGGACTTAGAAGCGGAAAAAGATGATTTAAGCTATGTGGATACTTTACCGGAG CAGGTGCGTCTTGTTGAAGTTACATCGAACATATGGggcacaaaatttaaaattcatggTCTGGCTTCCGTTGTTCCAGCAAATTTAGGCCAAGTCACGTATAAAACTTCGCTGTTGCATTTGCAGCCCCGCCAAATGACTTTAG TCATAACAGAACTGAGGGATGATTTTCTTGTTGGTCCAGACCCGTCTTTCAATCCCAACCTGTTTAGTGAAGACGAGGAGGAGCAGGTGGTGCAGGAGAATAAGACTAAGTGTACTCG gGGAAATATGGACAATTGTCCGCCGATAGCCCCTATGTCCCCAAGAACCAGCGCCCTAACTAGGCAGAAGTCATACTTGTCCCCTGAATCTGTGTGTAGCTACAACAGTAACATTGAATCCACCCgagaagaaaaatgtttattcgTGGAGATAGAAGATCGTGATCATGTCCGTCCTCAGAACCTGTTGCGTCCAACAAACAGCCAAAATTCTACGAGTTTTATTGGTCCATTGG GAAAAACTAGCAGCCAAAATCAGAAACATGCCATCTCTCCTATTTGCTGTGAAGTGTCTGTTCCTGCCTTGCAATCGCCGAAGAACGCAGTGGCTCCTAGCGATATCATCTTTGATAGACCCTCGGCTCCTACAATTATTTCATACTCTTCGAACAGTACTGCTACGTTACAG GTTAAGCCAAATTTCGATCAGCATAACAACAAAAACGACATTTCTGTGAGCTTTAATATAAACAATGGGGAACAGAAGCCGATAGCTCTGAGAAAGCAAGTGCAGGTACTTTGCGAGGCAAGTTCAAGCCAGGCGAGTGCGAAGTTGGTAGGGAAACGGGAAGATGATGGGGGGAAGGTGGCGGCTGTGGACGAGAAATGCA gaTTCCCACCAACGTTCGTCTCCCCTGGAATAATGACTAGAAGTTGCAGTGTTGGTTATTTAGACATGGTCGACGCACAAATGGTCCCTCCAAGCTTCCGATTGTCCTGCGTGAATCGCGGGGACAATCCCAATAAGAG GTTAATTTTGGTTAATAACCACAAGGAGGCTAATCGGAAAAGACACAGTCGCTTGCGACAGAGACCAAAAATGAGCTGCGAGCTAAAAACCTTTGGGAAGTCAAAAAGTCTCGATTCCAGTGATATTTTTCATAGTTCTAGTAACAGTCCAAATTTCATTtcgaaagagaaaaaaattcccGAACAAATCGAGCCCAATGATATGGCGAAGGTTTGCATAGGAGAGAAACCGTCTCAAGTGGAGGAGGATCTTTATGTagcaaacaataataatagtaGCCAAATTAATAGCCCTAGTGCCAGTAGGAGAACTAAGAGCCCTAACAGCAATAGGATGACTGCTAGGGAGTTTTTTTCCTCTCCTTTAATGAGGAGGAGAAAAAAGCAAAACTCCACGAAAAGAG GGAAATTGAAGGCTGATGATAATGACAGTAGTTCTGAGTCAAACGGGGTTCCTATTCACACTCAAGCCTTAGTAAATTTAGAGAAACTTATCAATAGGTTAAGGGAAGACGATTCGGGCAGCAGATGCACCCCGCCAGGGTCTCCGAAACTTCCGAGAAGTTCACCCTCATCACCAGCTCCAGCCAAAAAAG GTCTTAGACCCCAATCAGCATCACCAATTCGTCGCAGAATCATGAATTCTCCGTTTCTTCGAAGAAAATACAAGAACTGCCAGGAAAGTTCTGATGATGAAGTAAACGTCTCAGGAGATGAGATTTTCAACGGCACCAACTACAAGGATTTGGAAACGTTCCAGAAGTCCCAACTAAGACAGAAG TTAAAGAGGGGCAAGATTGAACCGAACGGAGGTAGCTGCTGCAATAACCAGAATACGACGCAAAGGAGGGAATTCGTAATGCACAATAAAGCACCCATGTGGAATGAGAATAGTCAAGTCTATCAGCTGGATTTTGGAGGTAGAGTCACTCAGGAGTCAGCTAAAAACTTCCAGATTGAGTTTAGAGGAAAGCAA GTAATGCAGTTTGGAAGAATAGACGGCAACGCCTATACTTTGGACTTCCAATATCCCTTCTCAGCATTGCAGGCCTTTGCTGTCGCTTTGGCCAACGTCACTCAGCGATTGAAATAG
- the Tusp gene encoding tubby-related protein 4 isoform X2 — translation MHLHFERTVSARSDCPVLSLTWMGKVPDELPEDEGWKLNRNNYYQEGWLATGNVRGIVGVTFTTSHCKKNVDFPLRTNYNLRGHRSNVILVKWNEPYQKLASCDSSGIIFVWIKYEGRWSIELINDRNTPVTNFSWSHDGRMALICYKDGFVLVGSVAGQRYWSSMLNLASTITCGIWTPDDQQVYFGTNSGQIIVMDVAGAMVSQVQLIEDVGITSMAWSCEKFKMEEGEDECSSSGEKKFILAVSLQSGYICLLSTFDDVAPIHINTGLQGPLCMEWSNSRELLAVAGIILKSPTETEYTNMLKFYTDKGVLLYQTQIPDTHAKVSTLTWGHNDKRLFLATGTQIHIAWVAKRIASLQLLCRLRIYNLLSNEAMLSLLPLPLRLRNIIGNLFAQTIRCCVPEPTALREFVSRPPSGSVRLHCTMIRHDEDCNISSGTCYTLYLEYLGGLVPLLKGKRTSKIRPEFVIFDPQAEDLQHNADSKSSSSSSTAFASGGFSDTSESEKEEGGYMASPRMQRKKKRKHKSERTTTWHYRTDLEAEKDDLSYVDTLPEVRLVEVTSNIWGTKFKIHGLASVVPANLGQVTYKTSLLHLQPRQMTLVITELRDDFLVGPDPSFNPNLFSEDEEEQVVQENKTKCTRGNMDNCPPIAPMSPRTSALTRQKSYLSPESVCSYNSNIESTREEKCLFVEIEDRDHVRPQNLLRPTNSQNSTSFIGPLGKTSSQNQKHAISPICCEVSVPALQSPKNAVAPSDIIFDRPSAPTIISYSSNSTATLQVKPNFDQHNNKNDISVSFNINNGEQKPIALRKQVQVLCEASSSQASAKLVGKREDDGGKVAAVDEKCRFPPTFVSPGIMTRSCSVGYLDMVDAQMVPPSFRLSCVNRGDNPNKRLILVNNHKEANRKRHSRLRQRPKMSCELKTFGKSKSLDSSDIFHSSSNSPNFISKEKKIPEQIEPNDMAKVCIGEKPSQVEEDLYVANNNNSSQINSPSASRRTKSPNSNRMTAREFFSSPLMRRRKKQNSTKRGKLKADDNDSSSESNGVPIHTQALVNLEKLINRLREDDSGSRCTPPGSPKLPRSSPSSPAPAKKGLRPQSASPIRRRIMNSPFLRRKYKNCQESSDDEVNVSGDEIFNGTNYKDLETFQKSQLRQKLKRGKIEPNGGSCCNNQNTTQRREFVMHNKAPMWNENSQVYQLDFGGRVTQESAKNFQIEFRGKQVMQFGRIDGNAYTLDFQYPFSALQAFAVALANVTQRLK, via the exons ATGCATTTGCATTTTGAGAGGACTGTGAGCGCTCGAAGCGATTGCCCAGTTTTGTCCTTAACATGGATGGGAAAAGTGCCTGATGAGTTACCGGAG GATGAAGGATGGAAGctaaatagaaataattactACCAAGAAGGATGGCTGGCAACTGGAAATGTAAGAGGAATTGTTGGGGTAACTTTCACTACTAGTCATTGCAAGAAGAACGTCGATTTTCCATTGAGGACCAATTATAACTTGCGTGGGCATAGGTCGAAC GTCATATTGGTGAAATGGAACGAGCCCTATCAAAAGCTAGCATCCTGCGACAGCTCTGGAATAATCTTCGTCTGGATCAAATACGAGGGGAGATGGTCCATTGAGCTAATCAACGACCGCAACACTCCGGTCACTAACTTTTCTTGGTCGCACGACGGTCGCATGGCATTGATTTGCTATAAA GACGGTTTCGTGCTGGTGGGCTCAGTGGCAGGCCAGCGTTACTGGTCTTCCATGTTAAACTTGGCCTCGACCATCACATGTGGTATATGGACTCCAGATGACCAGCAAGTCTACTTTGGTACCAATTCCGGCCAAATCATTGTAATGGACGTTGCGGGTGCCATGGTTTCTCAAGTGCAACTCATCGAGGACGTGGGCATTACGTCCATGGCATGGAGCTGTGAGAAGTTCAAAATGGAAGAAGGCGAAGACGAATGCTCTAGCTCAG gTGAGAAGAAGTTCATTCTGGCGGTCTCCCTGCAAAGCGGCTATATTTGTCTGCTTTCTACCTTTGACGACGTTGCCCCGATTCACATCAATACGGGCCTGCAAGGGCCTTTGTGCATGGAATGGAGTAACTCCAGGGAACTTCTGGCAGTAGCAGGAATTATCCTGAAATCCCCTACCGAAACAGAGTACACGAATATGCTGAAATTCTATACCGATAAAGGAGTATTGCTGTATCAGACTCAAATACCCGATACGCAC GCTAAAGTTTCAACATTGACATGGGGGCACAACGATAAACGCTTATTCCTGGCCACAGGGACGCAAATTCACATTGCTTGGGTGGCAAAGAGAATTGCTTCCCTACAACTGTTATGTCGTCTACGCATCTACAATTTACTCTCCAATGAGGCGATGCTGAGTCTCTTGCCTCTGCCTCTGAGACTTAGGAACATTATAGGAAACCTTTTTGCTCAAACTATTCGG TGTTGCGTACCCGAGCCAACCGCCCTTAGGGAATTTGTATCCAGACCTCCTTCTGGGTCAGTAAGACTGCACTGTACCATGATTCGCCATGACGAGGactgtaacatatcatcaggCACTTGTTACACCTTGTATCTAGAATATCTGGGTGGTTTAGTGCCTCTGCTGAAAGGAAAGCGAACCAGCAAAATTAGGCCGGAATTTGTGATATTTGATCCACAAGCTGAAG ATCTACAGCATAATGCGGATTCGAAGAGCTCTTCAAGCTCTTCAACTGCTTTTGCTAGTGGAGGTTTCAGCGATACTTCGGAGTCTGAAAAGGAGGAGGGGGGCTACATGGCATCGCCTCGCATGCAACGAAAGAAGAAGAGGAAGCATAAAAGTGAAAGGACCACTACTTGGCATTATAGGACGGACTTAGAAGCGGAAAAAGATGATTTAAGCTATGTGGATACTTTACCGGAG GTGCGTCTTGTTGAAGTTACATCGAACATATGGggcacaaaatttaaaattcatggTCTGGCTTCCGTTGTTCCAGCAAATTTAGGCCAAGTCACGTATAAAACTTCGCTGTTGCATTTGCAGCCCCGCCAAATGACTTTAG TCATAACAGAACTGAGGGATGATTTTCTTGTTGGTCCAGACCCGTCTTTCAATCCCAACCTGTTTAGTGAAGACGAGGAGGAGCAGGTGGTGCAGGAGAATAAGACTAAGTGTACTCG gGGAAATATGGACAATTGTCCGCCGATAGCCCCTATGTCCCCAAGAACCAGCGCCCTAACTAGGCAGAAGTCATACTTGTCCCCTGAATCTGTGTGTAGCTACAACAGTAACATTGAATCCACCCgagaagaaaaatgtttattcgTGGAGATAGAAGATCGTGATCATGTCCGTCCTCAGAACCTGTTGCGTCCAACAAACAGCCAAAATTCTACGAGTTTTATTGGTCCATTGG GAAAAACTAGCAGCCAAAATCAGAAACATGCCATCTCTCCTATTTGCTGTGAAGTGTCTGTTCCTGCCTTGCAATCGCCGAAGAACGCAGTGGCTCCTAGCGATATCATCTTTGATAGACCCTCGGCTCCTACAATTATTTCATACTCTTCGAACAGTACTGCTACGTTACAG GTTAAGCCAAATTTCGATCAGCATAACAACAAAAACGACATTTCTGTGAGCTTTAATATAAACAATGGGGAACAGAAGCCGATAGCTCTGAGAAAGCAAGTGCAGGTACTTTGCGAGGCAAGTTCAAGCCAGGCGAGTGCGAAGTTGGTAGGGAAACGGGAAGATGATGGGGGGAAGGTGGCGGCTGTGGACGAGAAATGCA gaTTCCCACCAACGTTCGTCTCCCCTGGAATAATGACTAGAAGTTGCAGTGTTGGTTATTTAGACATGGTCGACGCACAAATGGTCCCTCCAAGCTTCCGATTGTCCTGCGTGAATCGCGGGGACAATCCCAATAAGAG GTTAATTTTGGTTAATAACCACAAGGAGGCTAATCGGAAAAGACACAGTCGCTTGCGACAGAGACCAAAAATGAGCTGCGAGCTAAAAACCTTTGGGAAGTCAAAAAGTCTCGATTCCAGTGATATTTTTCATAGTTCTAGTAACAGTCCAAATTTCATTtcgaaagagaaaaaaattcccGAACAAATCGAGCCCAATGATATGGCGAAGGTTTGCATAGGAGAGAAACCGTCTCAAGTGGAGGAGGATCTTTATGTagcaaacaataataatagtaGCCAAATTAATAGCCCTAGTGCCAGTAGGAGAACTAAGAGCCCTAACAGCAATAGGATGACTGCTAGGGAGTTTTTTTCCTCTCCTTTAATGAGGAGGAGAAAAAAGCAAAACTCCACGAAAAGAG GGAAATTGAAGGCTGATGATAATGACAGTAGTTCTGAGTCAAACGGGGTTCCTATTCACACTCAAGCCTTAGTAAATTTAGAGAAACTTATCAATAGGTTAAGGGAAGACGATTCGGGCAGCAGATGCACCCCGCCAGGGTCTCCGAAACTTCCGAGAAGTTCACCCTCATCACCAGCTCCAGCCAAAAAAG GTCTTAGACCCCAATCAGCATCACCAATTCGTCGCAGAATCATGAATTCTCCGTTTCTTCGAAGAAAATACAAGAACTGCCAGGAAAGTTCTGATGATGAAGTAAACGTCTCAGGAGATGAGATTTTCAACGGCACCAACTACAAGGATTTGGAAACGTTCCAGAAGTCCCAACTAAGACAGAAG TTAAAGAGGGGCAAGATTGAACCGAACGGAGGTAGCTGCTGCAATAACCAGAATACGACGCAAAGGAGGGAATTCGTAATGCACAATAAAGCACCCATGTGGAATGAGAATAGTCAAGTCTATCAGCTGGATTTTGGAGGTAGAGTCACTCAGGAGTCAGCTAAAAACTTCCAGATTGAGTTTAGAGGAAAGCAA GTAATGCAGTTTGGAAGAATAGACGGCAACGCCTATACTTTGGACTTCCAATATCCCTTCTCAGCATTGCAGGCCTTTGCTGTCGCTTTGGCCAACGTCACTCAGCGATTGAAATAG
- the LOC136412850 gene encoding uncharacterized protein isoform X2 — MVWFSTYCTLSTRLDLDQSTFSPTELDDSFMHYYRHPPVKNDPKMADTKVVKASPAPAVKVDFSNTSSGQFVKSRPKGTDDGFKSEASQVGSNILRVANQIVSGKPPRGNTPEPAEECEQLLSKFDPYRRRGSKSLPASPLSSPKSKRRMNKFFTSPYVETDKSKGWILSSLLAKREISQSMGFIGEEKKEELERASSTLSVDEQVNSSSKLMNQVYKAKPSELREMNFWSPTSM, encoded by the exons ATGGTGTGGTTTTCTACCTATTGCACTCTTTCCACTAG ATTGGATTTAGACCAGAGCACGTTTTCTCCCACAGAATTGGATGACAGCTTCATGCACTATTACCGGCACCCACCGGTCAAAAATGATCCCAAAATGGCAGACACCAAAGTGGTGAAAGCATCTCCAGCACCAGCCGTCAAAGTTGACTTTTCCAATACCTCCAGTGGCCAGTTCGTAAAATCGCGACCAAAAGGCACCGACGACGGCTTCAAGAGCGAGGCTTCGCAAGTGGGCAGCAATATCCTCAGGGTTGCCAATCAAATCGTATCTGGGAAACCTCCCAGAGGTAACACACCTGAACCTGCAGAGGAGTGCGAGCAACTTTTGTCCAAGTTCGACCCCTATAGAAGAAGAGGAAGCAAGTCCCTTCCAGCCTCCCCTCTTTCCTCGCCGAAAAGCAAGAGGAGGATGAACAAATTCTTTACCAGCCCTTACGTCGAGACTGATAAGTCTAAGGGGTGGATATTGTCCAGTTTGTTGGCCAAAAGGGAGATTTCACAGTCGATGGGCTTTATTGGGGAGGAGAAAAAGGAGGAGTTGGAACGAGCGTCGTCTACATTAAGTGTTGATGAACAGGTTAATTCCAGTAGTAAACTGATGAATCAAGTTTACAAGGCGAAACCCTCTGAGTTAAGGGAGATGAACTTCTGGTCGCCCACATCCATGTAA
- the LOC136412850 gene encoding uncharacterized protein isoform X1, whose product MATQEDRTLSAGMSFPKWMKSKMNDRLDLDQSTFSPTELDDSFMHYYRHPPVKNDPKMADTKVVKASPAPAVKVDFSNTSSGQFVKSRPKGTDDGFKSEASQVGSNILRVANQIVSGKPPRGNTPEPAEECEQLLSKFDPYRRRGSKSLPASPLSSPKSKRRMNKFFTSPYVETDKSKGWILSSLLAKREISQSMGFIGEEKKEELERASSTLSVDEQVNSSSKLMNQVYKAKPSELREMNFWSPTSM is encoded by the coding sequence ATTGGATTTAGACCAGAGCACGTTTTCTCCCACAGAATTGGATGACAGCTTCATGCACTATTACCGGCACCCACCGGTCAAAAATGATCCCAAAATGGCAGACACCAAAGTGGTGAAAGCATCTCCAGCACCAGCCGTCAAAGTTGACTTTTCCAATACCTCCAGTGGCCAGTTCGTAAAATCGCGACCAAAAGGCACCGACGACGGCTTCAAGAGCGAGGCTTCGCAAGTGGGCAGCAATATCCTCAGGGTTGCCAATCAAATCGTATCTGGGAAACCTCCCAGAGGTAACACACCTGAACCTGCAGAGGAGTGCGAGCAACTTTTGTCCAAGTTCGACCCCTATAGAAGAAGAGGAAGCAAGTCCCTTCCAGCCTCCCCTCTTTCCTCGCCGAAAAGCAAGAGGAGGATGAACAAATTCTTTACCAGCCCTTACGTCGAGACTGATAAGTCTAAGGGGTGGATATTGTCCAGTTTGTTGGCCAAAAGGGAGATTTCACAGTCGATGGGCTTTATTGGGGAGGAGAAAAAGGAGGAGTTGGAACGAGCGTCGTCTACATTAAGTGTTGATGAACAGGTTAATTCCAGTAGTAAACTGATGAATCAAGTTTACAAGGCGAAACCCTCTGAGTTAAGGGAGATGAACTTCTGGTCGCCCACATCCATGTAA